The Pecten maximus chromosome 14, xPecMax1.1, whole genome shotgun sequence genome includes a region encoding these proteins:
- the LOC117341884 gene encoding relaxin receptor 2-like, which yields MDVFKLLSTHLTFIAIACAFHHGLSAAEKLEKWQNFVRMTESDWNGEFTVTQSAMYAGTSNIRQKRTERGTESTSEQECPKGRPSTSVDEFIACPMSFCQHTSYRCAIRCLGQESGDNCELYNCTWHHHCPYPSRGGKYTIPIEKVCDGVAQCTNSDDESFCVKPCPQKCTCTGLIISFISTPLNTLRSPFTKISFFINKIDPPLKLYVNFSDYSYLAIRGMNATPDNFTRGLYNIQNLVLTENNISFVTSDMFTDMSGLRSLSLSSNRITHLNGNIFNELSALRRLSLHKNRMKMLQADVFTGLSTLTHLNLGNNQIQILPADVFTGLSTLTHLNLGHNQIQILPADVFTGLSTLTHLNLGHNQMQILPAGVFIRSSTLTHLYLHNNQIKVLPTDIFNELTALTYLYLDKNRIEILPANVFTGLSKLTHLFLNNNQINILPDDIFTGLCKLYQLSLENNQIQTLPNYIFTGLSTLKDLSLGNNHIKSLPTDVFMGLHTLYYLSLSHNQIEILPGDIFSGLSVLSSILLNNNTLSIIPVLPSSVRLLDISFNSFTMLPAGIFSNCSQLNLLNIIGNKIEIQEHMFEGLNNLSTLLTDTPFMCCVKPPSVSDNRCLRDHKKLADCWFGYLSCKSEGDAISSCYTLIGSVALRTSLWVIGVCALIGNFAVMFYRLFIDTDNLTMSYSFFVLNLSLSDCLMGVYMIVIGIVDIYYNGVYAWNNQTWRRSTLCTTAGVLSSISSEMSTFLILLVTIDRVIVIMFPMSRLSKQNISWKQASVVSVCLWLISTTLAVIPVISMQSYFKGEYYSQSGVCLALPLTDIEQPGAEYSFAVFVCLNCLVFLAIAIGQICMFKSLISSPGRRMASSQSRQRDISVARTLFMVVATDFCCWFPIGVMGVISKFGYQMPHGVYAWVMVFVLPINAAINPFLYTASAIWRKRQREQQIAMTTSKKNTRRINAKSR from the exons ATGGACGTTTTCAAGCTATTGTCAACACACCTCACTTTTATTGCAATTGCTTGTGCTTTCCATCATGGTTTATCAGCAGCGGAAAAGTTGGAAAAGTGGCAGAACTTTGTTCGTATGACTGAATCAGACTGGAACGGGGAATTTACTGTCACACAATCTGCTATGTATGCAGGCACCAGTAACATCAGACAGAAACGCACGGAGAGGGGAACGGAATCGACATCTGAACAAGAATGTCCAAAAG GTAGACCGTCTACTAGTGTGGACGAGTTTATAGCATGTCCGATGTCCTTCTGTCAACACACCAGCTACAGGTGTGCCATTCGATGTCTAGGACAGGAATCTGGTGACAACTGTG AACTATACAACTGTACATGGCACCACCACTGTCCATATCCTAGTCGTGGTGGTAAATACACTATTCCTATAGAGAAAGTTTGTGACGGTGTAGCCCAGTGTACCAATTCTGATGACGAGTCCTTCTGTGTCAAGCCATGCCCACAAAAATGCACGTGTACTGGTTTAATTATCAGCTTCATCTCTACTCCACTCAATACTTTACGTTCTCCTTTTACGAAAATCTCCTTTTTCATTAACAAGATCGATCCACCTTTAAAACTTTATGTCAACTTTTCAGACTATTCATATCTTGCAATAAGAGGCATGAATGCAACACCAGATAATTTCACCAgaggtttatataatatacaaaatttggtgtTAACGGAAAACAATATATCGTTTGTGACTAGTGATATGTTCACTGACATGTCAGGTCTACGGTCATTAAGTTTATCATCTAATAGGATCACGCATTTAAATGGTAATATATTTAATGAACTGTCTGCTCTTAGGCGTCTATCTCTACATAAAAATCGGATGAAAATGCTTCAAGCTGATGTCTTTACCGGACTATCCACACTTACGCATCTGAATCTAGGTAACAACCAGATACAAATCCTTCCAGCTGATGTCTTTACCGGACTATCCACACTTACGCATCTGAATCTAGGTCACAACCAGATACAAATCCTTCCAGCCGATGTCTTTACCGGACTATCCACACTTACGCATCTGAATCTAGGTCACAACCAGATGCAAATCCTTCCAGCTGGTGTCTTTATTAGATCATCTACACTGACACATCTGTATCTACATAACAATCAGATTAAAGTCCTTCCGACAGATATATTTAATGAACTCACCGCTCTTACGTATCTGTATCTAGATAAAAATCGGATAGAAATCCTTCCAGCCAATGTGTTTACTGGACTTTCTAAGCTTACACATCTGTTTTTAAATAACAATCAGATAAACATTCTTCCGGATGATATCTTTACTGGACTATGTAAACTTTACCAGCTATCTCTAGAAAACAATCAGATACAAACTCTTCCAAATTATATCTTTACTGGACTATCTACACTTAAAGATCTGTCTCTAGGTAACAATCATATAAAGAGCCTTCCGACTGATGTCTTTATGGGACtacatacactatactatcTTTCTCTAAGTCACAATCAGATAGAAATCCTTCCAGGTGATATTTTCAGTGGTTTATCTGTGCTTAGCTCGATCTTACTAAACAACAATACCCTATCCATTATACCTGTTTTACCTTCCTCTGTTAGATTGCTTGATATATCGTTCAATAGCTTCACGATGTTACCTGCTGGAATATTTTCCAATTGTAGTCAATTAAACCTTTTAAACATCATAGGtaacaaaatagaaatacagGAACACATGTTTGAAGGATTAAATAATCTGTCTACTTTATTGACCGATACTCCTTTCATGTGTTGTGTTAAGCCTCCGTCTGTTTCTGACAATAGATGTTTGAGAGATCACAAAAAGTTGGCGGATTGTTGGTTTGGATATTTGTCTTGCAAATCAGAAGGAGATGCGATATCTTCATGTTATACATTGATAGGTTCAGTTGCACTAAGAACATCTCTCTGGGTAATTGGAGTTTGTGCTTTAATTGGGAATTTTGCTGTCATGTTCTACCGACTATTCATAGACACAGATAATCTTACAATGAGTTATTCGTTCTTTGTACTGAATTTGAGTTTATCAGATTGTCTAATGGGCGTCTACATGATTGTGATAGGCATTGTAGACATCTATTATAACGGTGTCTACGCATGGAACAACCAAACATGGAGAAGAAGTACTCTATGTACCACAGCTGGAGTTCTATCCAGTATATCCAGTGAGATGTCGACGTTTCTTATTCTACTGGTGACGATAGATCGAGTCATTGTCATTATGTTCCCAATGTCCCGTCTTTCCAAACAGAACATCTCGTGGAAACAGGCATCCGTGGTCTCAGTGTGTCTGTGGCTTATTTCTACCACACTTGCAGTCATCCCAGTTATTTCCATGCAGTCCTACTTCAAGGGGGAATACTACTCTCAGTCAGGGGTATGTCTCGCCTTACCATTGACTGACATCGAACAACCAGGTGCTGAATATTCGTTTGCAGTGTTTGTTTGTCTCAACTGTCTCGTCTTTTTAGCTATAGCCATAGGGCAAATCTGCATGTTTAAAAGTTTGATTTCAAGCCCAGGGCGTCGTATGGCCTCGTCACAGTCTCGTCAACGGGATATATCTGTAGCAAGAACTCTCTTTATGGTGGTGGCGACCGACTTTTGCTGTTGGTTTCCGATCGGCGTAATGG GAGTGATTTCAAAATTTGGATACCAGATGCCGCACGGTGTTTATGCGTGGGTTATGGTGTTTGTTTTGCCAATCAATGCTGCCATCAATCCATTC